A region of the Leucobacter komagatae genome:
CCGGGCGAAGAACGCTGACGACGAGCTGGAGCTCGTGATCGTGCGCGACATGTGGCTCACCGGCTTCGACGCGCCGTCAATGCACACGATGTACGTCGACAAAACAATGCAGGGCGCAGGGCTCATGCAGGCTATCGCACGCGTGAACCGCACGTTCCGCGACAAGCCCGGCGGGCTGATCGTCGACTACATTGGGCTGTTCGCGAACTTGCAAGAGGCGTTGCAGGAGTACTCGCCGTCGGACCGTGACCAGGCGGGCGTGCCGATCGAGGAGATCGTGAACGCGATGCTGGAGAAGCACGACGTCGTTCGCGGCATCCTGCACGGCGTCGCGTATGACGCATCGCCAGCGCTGTCGTCGTCTCAGCGGCTCGCAGAGTACGCGAAGGTGCTCGACTTCGTGATGGCAGACCCTGATCGCACGAAGCGGTTCAACGGCGAGGTGCTCGCGCTGGCGAAGGCGTTCGCGCTAGCTGGCGCCCGTGACGAGGCTGCGGCGATCCGTGACGACGTGCGGTTGTTCACGGACGTGCGCGCGGCGATCCTGAAGATCCTGAACCCAGACTCCGGCAAGGGCGGCTCCGGTGCGGTGGAGATCGACACAGCGCTCGGGCAGCTGCTCAACGAGGCGGTCGCCGCCGAGGACGTCGTCGACGTGTACAAGCTGGCGGGCGTCGAGACACCTGAGATCTCGATCCTGAGCGACGAGTTCCTGGACTCACTCGCAGGCAAAGACAAGCCGAACCTCCAGATGGGGCTCCTCCGCAAGCTCCTGAACGACCAGATCCGCACGGTGCAGCGCAAAAACATCGTGCAAGGGCGGAAGTTCTCGGAGATGCTCGACGAGGCGGTGAAGCGCTACACGAACAGGTCTCTGTCGACTGCGGAGATCATCGCTGAGCTCGTGAAGCTCGCGAAGCAGGTCCGCGACGATCAGAACCGCTTCGAGCAGCTGGGCCTTCGCGAGGACGAGGTCGCGTTCTACGACGCGGTAATCCAGAACGACTCCGCCGTGCTGGAGCTCGGCGACGAGACACTGAAGGCGATCGCACGGGACCTCGTGAAGTCGGTGCAGCAGTCAGCGACGATCGACTGGAACCTCAAGGAGTCGGTGCTCGCGACGATGCGCTCGAAGGTGCGCAGGATCTTGGCCCGTTACGACTATCCACCGGACGCCGAGGAGCAGGCTGTGGAGCTCGTCCTGAAGCAGGCAGAGGTTTTTGCCGACGGTGTCGGTGCGGAGCCCAACAACGGAGCAGTCTGAGTATGGGTAAAGCGAGCCGACTGAAGGCTGAACGGGCTGCGGACAGAAAAGGGAGACTTGTGTCTGTGGGCCAGAGGGGGACGCCTGAGGAAGAACTGAGCGCCGCCACCAGCGTCGTAGGCGAGCTCTTCGGCATAGAGGCCGACTGCGCGGCTGCCGCGGGGCTGCTTGTTGCGATCGGCGATGAACTTGGGCACGCTCTTCGGCCGCGTCCCGTGGCTGCGATCATCAGGGAGACGAAGTCCAATACGTTGCTTGCGATGGGACCGAAAGCGACAAAGAAGTTCAGTCCCGAGCAGATTGCCGGTATGGAGAACCACCGACCAGGCGGGCGCGACACGGGTCACCTCGTTGTGACCTCTGACGAGCACAAGCTTCTGCTCGATCCCAACATGCGGCAGCTGGGGAATGTGGGAGTCGATGCGCCCAGCATCTTGATCCGAGTGCGAAGCACGGAGCCGGAGTCGGGTGAGTGGCAGTTCCGCCACGAAGGCCTTGAGATTCTGTACTTCGTTGACGACGAGAACCGCGCTCTGCTGCCGCACTACGAGAACGCGCATCGCGAATCCCGCATGTATGCGCAGGCTATCGCCGAGGGAATCCGTGCCGGAGTTGATCCGATCGAAATCGCCGCACGTATGAAGAAGAGCTAAGCCTGTGAATTGACAGCGAAGTTGGCAATAGTGACAGTGAAGTTGGCAATAACTCAATCAAGTTGGCAATAACCGTTATTTTGACACAGTACTTGGCAACAGCCGCGAGGTAGCTTTGGGTTAGCGGCTAGAAGCTACACAGCTCACCAATATCAATAACGTCAGCGGAACAGTAAACGTATCCGCTTAGTTGTCATCAGCTGGCAAGGATCAACCATCCTGGCGCTTTCACCTAATTCATGGTAAAGCCCGTATTATTGAGAACAATACGGGCTTCACTTCAACTGCGTGAGACATCGGGCAGTTTTGCGCCTGCAAAGACGCCGACGAGGCCCATCGCCGCGAGCAACAGCAGCGCCCACGAGACGTGCACGGTCGCGAGCAGCGCGCTCACCCCACCCACGACGAGAAGAATGATGCCCATTGCGGTGTTTGAGACTGCAACATAGGTGGTGCGAGTATCGCCCTCTGCCATGTCGACCACATACGTTTTGCGGCCGATGCGCACGCCCGTGTGCATGAGCGTGAGTGCAAAATACACCGTGATGTAGAACAGGTTTACCCACCAGCTCGCGTCTGATTGGAATGCCGACGCACTGCCAGCCTCGGCAAGCGTAGCGACGATCACGGCCGAGAGAATGATCGCCGAAGCAACCCCTGCCCCGATACTCATGACCTTGCGACTCGAGCGATCTGCGAGCCTGCCAAACAGCCTTCCGCCGATGAGCGCAGCAAGCCCAGAAGCGATAATGAACCCGCCAAGCCCCGCGAGACTCGACGCGCCAGACTGGATCGACAGCGTCACGATAAACGGAGGGCTCAGCGACGAAACGAGAAGCAACCCGCGGACCCCGACAAACTGCCTGAAACGCGCGTCTTCACGCAACAATTGCACCGCCTGAGAGAGCCCATGAAACGGTTTGGCTGGAGCGACCTCGGTGCTCTGCGCCTCTGGGGCTTCCTCACTCACAGGTTCACGCACTCCGGCATAGATCACCGCGACCCCCACCCAGAGCGCTGCACCCGCGGCGAGCAACCAGGCGAGGTGAGCAGCTGCGAGTTCCGCTCCCACAAACGCTCTGATCGCAAGGCCCAGGGTGATCGCAACAATGCCTGCAACGGTGGTTGAAATACCATTGAGCTGCCCCCGTTCGCCCTTCGGAATCGTGCGTCCCTGCACATCTTTTGACGCGATCGAGCAGAGGCATCGACCGAGCGCAAAGATCGCGAGCGCGACGAGAATGCCGACGCCCGCTGCAAGCCCTGAGCCGAGCGCTGCGATGAACGCCATCACCGCGACCGCCCCCGCCTGCACGAGCGCGCCAACTACGAAGATCCATTTGCGATGCTTCACCCGCACAACGAGTGGGGTAAGTAGCGCTTGCGGCAACATCGAGAGAGACTCGCGGATCGGCACGAGAAGTCCCGTCAACGCAGCCGGGGCCCCGAGTGACGCGAGCACCCAGGGCAGCACCGTCGATGCGTTGACCGCCTGATCGCCAGACGATTGCAGGGCACCCGCCGTGATTTGGCGCAGACCATTTGACGCCACCTTGTCGCGCAGCCCTTTGGGCATGCGCTGCTCGGCGTCTCGGGAACGACGGATGAGTTTCGAATACCACCACTCGCTGGCGGTCACGGGGGCAGACTCGCCCCCGTGTTCACTTGCCGCGATCAGTGGTCGTGATCCTGATCCGCCTGTGTTTCATGCACGGTGCCCGGCGCGTGATGCGGTGGAGCATAGATGCTGTAGACCTTCATCGGAACGTCGCCGATGTTGGTGATGTTGTGCCACATGCCCTTGGGCACAAGCACGGCCCAGTCGTCGGCGACCTCTTCATCAAACGAGAGCTCTTCGGGCGAAGGTCCCATTTGTACCCGACCGCGACCCTGTTCAAGTCGCAAGAACTGATCGGTATCGTCGTGCACTTCGAGACCGATATCGCCTCCGACAGGAATCGACATGAGGGTGAGCTGCATGAGCTCCCCCGTCCATACTGTCGTGCGGAAATTGGTGTTTGCACGGGTCGATGCTTCGATGTTAACGGTATATGGGTTTGGGCCATGATCTGGTGTTTGTGTCATTGCTTAAGCCTAATGACCTGGCCGAGCAGTAATCAAGCGAGGATAGGCTGGCCTTGCTCGGCAACCATTCAGATTGGAGAGGTTCAGGGATGACACAGGGCAAATTCTTTGACGACGAGGTACTCGAGGCCATGGCGACCAGGCGTTCAGTGTCGAAAGTGGGGCCGCACACCCCCACCGACGACGAACTCCGCGAGCTCCTCGCCGCGGTCACCCCGGTTGCCGACCATAAGGCGTTGCGCCCGTGGCGACTCATCGTGTTGCGGGGCGAGGATCGGGGCCGTCTAGCCGATGCGCTCGACGCGGCCGCAGGGACCACCCGTGAACCGGGAGAACGCAATTCCAAGCCATACCGGGCAGAACTCCTCATCGCGGTCATCGCCAGCTCCACCGAGCACCCGCTCGTGCCAGAGTGGGAGCAACACGCGACTGCGGCTGGCGCCGGGCACCTGCTCGAACTCGCACTGTGGCGAGCCGGGTGGGGCGTGATGTGGCGCACCGGAGTGCTCGCGAACAGCGACCCAGTGCGAGCCATGCACGGGCTCGAAGAACACGAGCACCTCATGGGGTGGTTGTATGTGGGTGACATTGACCCGTCATTCCGAGAGCGCCTGGAGGCATCGAATCGGCCGGCACTCGACCCGCATCAGTTTCTCGGAATGCTCCCCTAACCTCAGAGGTCACCCTCCTCGAGTTAGGTGAACATGAGCATAAAGATGTACATATTTTTTGTTCACAAATGCTACTTCAGAGCATGACTGCTCTCGCACCTCACGTTGAAACCTGGGCCGTTTCCCGAGAAAAACTCGCCTGTACTTTGAAGCGGTTTCGCGAACAAGGCGCAGCCGCAGGGCCATTGACCTTCGGAGCGCATCGCAAGCCCGAGGGAGGAGGGGCTGGGTGTGGCCCTAGCGAGCGAAGCAGCACATCCAGAAACAATGCCAACTTCGTTGGCAAAACACCGACTAAACCAAACGTGATTACGGAGAAATTCCGCATAATCACTGGGATGCCAACTAGCGAAAAAGTGCCATCTTCGCTGTCATCTCACAAAGCCCCATCGCTCGGGCGCTGGCTTTTTCGTGTCCATCAGAGCCTACCCGAGTGGACACTGTGAATGTGGTTCGATTGCGTGTCTAATGTGGTCATTCTTGATATTATTAGACATAAGTGTTATCTGGTTTGGATATCGCTGGACGACTCAAGGAGAATCACCAATGACGAGTGCATTCCAGATGGCGGTTCGCGCGCAACACAGCACCCCCGACCAGATCGCCCGCAGCAGAGCACTCCAGGCGGTCGAGGCTCCCGACTCGCTGCGGGCGCCGACGGATGCGCCCGCGCACCTGCAGAAGGCTTACGGCGCAGCGCAGCGGCTCTACGCGGAGATCGTGGTCTCCGGTACCGAGGGTGTGGAACTCCGAGCTTTCTCCGCGATGGTCGGCAAGACGCAGCTCGGCGAGGCTGTGAAGATCCTGCGGGGCTCCGGCGCTGTTGCCGAGTCCGTCGAACCACGGCCCGACAGCGACAGGCCCCTCATCGTCTTCCGCGCGGTAGAAGAATGACTTCCCACCGGGGCCAGGTCGTCGGCTACGTGCGGGTGAGCGCGGCCGACCAGAACGAGGCACGCCAGCTCGAAGCCCTCGGCGAGGTCGACCGACTGTTCTCGGAGAAAGTGTCGGGGAAGAACACTTCCGACCGCGAGCAGCTCAAGGAGATGATGGCCTATGTCCGCGAGGGCGACACTGTGCGGGTGAAGTCGCCCGACCGTCTCGCGCGCTCGACGACGGACCTCCTCTCGCTGGTCGAGCAGCTCAGGTCGAAGCGCGTCGCCGTCGAGTTCGTGGACAACCCGGCGCTGAACACTGACACCCCGCAGGGCGAGTTCATGCTGACGATCCTCGCCGCCGTCGCGCAGCTCGAACGGGCGACGATTCGCGAGCGCCAGGCCGAGGGCATCGCGATCGCGAAGCGCAACGGCGTGTACGACCGCGCACCGAAGCTCACGCCCGAGCAGATCGCAGAGGCGCGCCAGCGGGCCGACAGTGGCGTCCCGAAGGCTCGGGTGGCCCGAGACCTCGGGGTGAGTCGCCAGACGCTGTACGCGGCGCTCAGCGGCACTGGGAAGTACGCGGAGCTGGCGGGCGCGTCATCATGATCGCGTACCCCGCAGGCCAGGAGCCGGACTTCTGGCAGCCTAATCCGGCGGATGCACGGCACCGCTTCGCCCTGGGCAGGGTCGGCGACTGCACACCGGAGTCGCCGCCGCTCGTCGTGATCGGCATGAACCCCTCGCACGCTCGCGAGACCGAGTCGGACAAGACCGTGAACCACATCATCAACGTATCGAGGCGTGAGCACTCGGGATGGCTCATGCTAAATCTCTACCCGGAGCGGTCTCCCAAGCCGAAGGCGCTCAAGTTGTACGACGCGGGGCTCTCCGCGGCGAACTGCGAGGCCATCGAGCATGTGCTCGGACTGGTGGGCGCTACCGAGGTGCTCGGAGCCTGGGGCAACATGGGCGGCTCAGCGACGCTGAGGCGAGCACTGCCCGACGTGCAGACCCTGCTCGACCGGATGAGCGTGAGAGCGTACACGCTCGACGCACTGCTGAACACAGGGAACCCGGCGCATCCGCACCCGCCGGGCCGGCCGTTGCCGATGCTCGGTCCGAAGAGGTACCTCACGTGATGACCAGAAACGAGGACCAGATGGACGCCTTGCAGCGAATCAGCACAGGCATCGAGCTGCTTGAGAGCGGATACACCGTCGAGTGGGAACCCTCGCGGGAGATCGAGCCAGGAGTGCACACGATGTCGTACCCCCGATATGACAGCCGGCTGATGGAGGCGCTATGGGGCGCATCGGAGCTGGTAGGAACAGACTACGGCTACATAGACCGTGTCGACGAGGTGCGAGAGCTGAGCATCCCAGAGATGAGCCAGTCGCAGCTGTCCACGTTCCTCACGTGGGTGCAGCGCGGCGAGAGGTTCTGCGACGGCTTTATCGACGGCTTCGTGAAGGACGGCAGGGTGCTGCAGGCGCTCCGCCGGGCCGCTGAGCTAGAGGGCTGCACGGAACAGGGCTTCGAGCGTGCACCGAGTCTTGGAGCGCGCCGAAGCGAGCCCGACGAACGAGGCGAGCCTGCAGGGAGCCGAGCAAAGCCGGTCTGGGGTCGCGCGGCGCTGCTCGTGTTCCTGGGCTCCCTGCTGCTCACCTATGTCGGCACGGCGTCAAACGTCCTCCCAGGAGCCGGGTGGGCGATCGGGCTGCTCGTCGCGATGGGCGGGGGCGTCGTGTTCTCGATCATCTCCCTCGTCAGGCGAGAGCGTAGGGGCGCCGCTATCGCCACGTTGGTGATGTCTCTGGGCCTGCCGCTCGCGGTATTCGTCGGGTTCGCGGTGTTCTTCACGTTCTTCTACGTCGCGTAAACCCCGTTCGCAGCGGGGCGAGGCACGCGACGCCTCGGCTCCCCTGAGAGCAAGCGGACGCTCGCCCGCTAGACGGGTACGCCACGATTCGTGACCGGCAGCTGTTGCATGAGGCGGCCGTCCTGCTCGCGCCTGCGGCACTGTTCAACAAGCGGGAGAGCCAGCTCGGGGTCCTTGCGGAACTGCTCGAACTCGTCGCGGTTGAGGGCGTAGTACTCCTCGTAGTCGACGAGGCCCGTCGACACCGGAATCGACAGGTAGCCGATGCCGAAGATGAGCTCCGCGCCCAGCGAGAAGCGGTGCTCCTGCGAGACGTAGATGTCCTCGAACTTCGTCTCCGGCTCGTCGTCCTCGATCCTCGCCGAGTAGTCGGGGTCGAGGAAGTGGGCGAGCTGCTGTCGTTCCCTGTCGCCGAGCTCTTCGCTCACCCCGACCACTATGCGCGCCGCCCAAGCCGGCTCGTCGCGGTCGAACCTCGGCGCAGGAGCTACGTCGTCGTCGGGCTCGCCGCTCACCGCGACTGTTATAGGCTCCCGAGCTGCATCGTCGTCGTTGGGCTCGCCGCTCCAGAGGTTTCTTGTTGCGTTGGGCACACCCCAGGACCGCCACTCGAACCCGAGTCGCCTTGCGAATGGGTCCACTACTAGCGCCACTGTGTTGTCATCGAGCTGCGTGCGCGATGCGAGAGCGAACACTGCCAAACCCAGGAGCGAAGTGAAGCTCCCCATGGTCATTCGCTCGGCAGTCGTGGTGGACTGTGGCAGCTTCGCCCGAACATCCTTTTCGAGACCGCGAACTGCAGACTCTATGGCCGCGTAGTGCGATGCAGACCGAACCATCGAATGTTGCAGTGAATGCAACTGTCTATGGTTGCAAACGACGTCTATTTGTCCAACTCAATGGCGAAGCCCTCCGATCATAACAGCGTGATCTCGCGGAAGTTTGGATTTGGGTTGACATAGTGATGCACCCCTCCGTACATTGTTGCATCTAATGAAAGATTATGGCGCTTCTCCATCCACGCTTCGACTGATTACTTCGGCGTCGAACGTCACTTTGGTGAACCCCGAGCAACAGATCTTCAGCGCGATGGTCGACGGGTGGCGAAATCAGCAGCTATCGCGGGGACTTCGCGAGCAGACCATCCGCAATCGTGTCTCCACGGTGACGCGCTTCGCGGTTTTCGTGGACAAGCCGCCGTGGAAGTGGACGGTCGCAGATGTCGACGAGTTCACGGTCGAGGCGGCGACCCCGATCAGGTCGCTGTCGACGCTGCGCCATCACCATGGGGCTATCAGGGGATTCTGCGACTACCTCACGAACCCGTTGTATGACTGGATGGAGATCTGCCATCGGGAATTCGGTGATTTTCCGTCCCAAGTGTGTCTGCCGTGGAACACGGTGGCTCACCGGTTCGAATTCGAGGGAGATGGAAAACGCCGACCGTTCTCCTATGCCGAGGTGGAGCGCCTGTTCGACACAGCTGACGCTCGCGTTGAATTGCTAGTCAGTTCCAGGAGGAAGGGGGCACTAGGTGCGCTGCGGGACGCGCAGCTACTGAAGACCGTGTACGCGTTCGGGTTGCGCCGCACGGAAGCTGTGATGCTCGACACCGTTGACCTGCACCACAACGCCAAGATGCGCCAGTGGGGACGATACGGCTCTATCCACGTGCGGTGGGCGAAGGCGGCGGGTGGCGGCTCGCCTCGGCGGCGCACCGTGCTGCTGGTGCCAGAGTTTGACTGGAGGGTGGCCGGTATGCAGCAGTGGCTCGAACAGGCCAGGGAGCGTTTCGCGCCCGGAGACGACCTCGACGCGCTCTGGGTGACCGAGAGGCGCACACGTCTGTCCGCAGGGTATCTCGACCGGAGGTTCGCGGAGCTGCGGGACGAGGCCGGCCTGTCGAAGGATCTGACGCTGCACAGCCTCCGGCACTCCTATGTCACGCACCTGCTGGAGTTCGGGTACGCCGATCGATTCGTCCAGGAACAAGTCGGACACATGCACGCGTCGACTACCTCGATCTACGCCTCTGTCAGCTCGGACTACAAGAACCGAGTGCTCGCGGAAGCGCTGAAAGCCCTCATCGAAGGAGAAGCTGATGACCGTTGAGCTCGACACCGGATGGAACCTGCGCAGCCTGATGGCATCGCGCGGGATCTTCCAGACCTCCAAGCTAAAGCCCCTACTCGAGGAGCGCGGCATCGACCTGTCCCGGGAGCAGGTGTATCGGCTGGTGACGCAGCAGCCGCAGCGGGTGCGTCTCGACGTGCTGGCAGCGTTGTGCGATGCGCTGGAGTGCTCACTCGACGACCTGGTGACGATCACTCGTCGGGAGGCCTCGGCCCCGGTGGCCGTCGGTGAGGAGGCGACGCGCGGGTCGATCGGTGATCTTCGTCCCGTTCGTGCAACGATCCGTCGTCCGCGTACGAAGTAGCCACGGTGGCGAAGCCTCCGCAACAGCCGCGAGTCGCGGAAGTCGTCGACCTCGTGATGCCTCTCGTCCCCGAGATCTCGCCCGATCGTCTCGCTGAGATCGTGCATTCGGTCGCGCCGGTGCCGCTGACGCAGCGGCTTCTTGAGCTCGCGCTGATCAAACAGACCGGCGTCCTCGAGGGGCGGCATGCGAATGTTCCGGTAACTGTCCAAGATTTGGCCCGCGCGCTGGTCGTCGAAGGAACAAGCAGGGTTGTGCTGCCGACGTGCGAGTCATGCGGCCGAGCTGTCCGTCTGCCACACAAGACGCCAAGCTGCGGCAGGCATTGCTCGCGCTGCGAGCGGAACGCCAGGTCGGTAGCCTGCGCGACCTGCGGACGGGTCAGGCCAGTGCAGCGCACCATCGAAGGGGAACGGTACTGCCGCGAATGCTGGCGCACCGATCCCCGATCATTCGATCGCTGCTCCCGGTGCGGTCAGCACGCGACCATCGCCGTCCGTCGGCCCGAACTGGTCTGTCTGCGCTGCTACACAGCGCCGATCAAAACCTGCGGGCTCTGCGGAGAGCCCGGTCGTGTGGCCTCCCACCTCGACGGGCGACGGATATGCGCGCGCTGCTACTACGCGATGCGTAGACCGCAGCCCTGCCCTGAGTGCGGGCGCAGGGTCTTTCTCACCGGGTTCATGAACGGTCAGAGGGCCTGTGCCAAATGCACGGGTGCTCCGGTGACGATGGCTTGTCCGGGTTGCGGTTCGATCGAGGAGATCCGCAAACATCACCTCTGCGTCGAGTGCCGTCGGCCTGTCGCGATCCAGCAGCTACTCGCCGACGATGCGGGCGAGATCCGCGCAGACCTTCACCCTCTTGCGGACTACCTGCTGACGCATCACAGCAACGCGGTGTCGCTCGAACGCTGGTTGCATAAGAGCAAGTGTGCACTGGTGCTCCGCGAGCTCGCGGACGGAACTTTGCCGCTTGCCGCCGAGGCGATTATCGCCCGAGCTCAATCGGGGCAGTCCGTGGCATTTCTCCTCTCGCTTCTGGTCCGCTCAGGAGTGCTGCCGGAGCTCGACGTCGAAGGCACGCGATTCAACCACTGGCTCAATGGCTGGCTCAACGATATCGACCATCCCGAGGACCGGCTGATCCTGCGCCGCTACTGCGCCTGGGAGCTCCTACGATCGGCTCGGGTGTCCAGCCTTACCTCAGGCTTCCAAAGGCAACGGGCCTTTCTGAAATACTGTGCTGCGCTCCTTGAGGAGATCCGGTCACAGCAGGAGACGCTGGCGACTTTCCCACAACGCCGTCTGGACGCATATCTGACCGATTCGCCGAGCCAGCGTGACGCGCTGGCACCATTCACCCGTTGGCTGCGCCGGCACCGATTGAGCAACCTCCGAGTCGAGTTCCGAGTCAATCGCCTCGAAGGGCGAGGCTATGCCGCTGACCACCGATGGCAGATGGCCCGCAAGTTCCTGTCCGATGCCGACATGGACCCGAAGACCCGGGCGGCGGGTCTCCTCGTGCTGCTCTACGGCATCCAGCTGACCCGCATCGTCACGATCACCCGGGCACAGGTCGATACGAGCTCGCGGCCCGTGACACTCACCGTCGGGGCCGAGCCGATCGAACTCCCCGAGATCCTCGGCGACGCCATCGTCGAGCTCGTCGATGCCGCAAAGCGCCATCCTGAAGGGTGGTTGTTCCCCGGCAGGAACCCGGGCCGTCACCTCACCCCGGGGCCGCTCAGCCGTCGCCTTCGCACCGAAGGTCTGCTTGCTGGGAGCGCCCGCACGACAGCGCTCATCGAGCTCACCCGGCAACTGCATCCCCGGATCGTCTCGGATCTCCTCGGCATCACAACGGCGTCCGCCGCTTCATGGTCACGTCTCGCCGGCGGAGAATGGTCCGATTACCCGACGCTCCGCTCCACCCACGCCTGATCGAGCATCAGCCGTCCGAGCCCGGGACGGAAATCGCTTCGTGCAGCTGCTCGACAGTCGGAGACCCCGCTAACCCGGCAGGGGTACGGAACACCCGGCAGGCAAGCCCGACGGGGGCGTGCTCATCGGCGAAGGGATCGACGCCGTCGACGAGGACGGTCGGTGACCCGTGGAACCCGAGGCGCTCGGCTTCCTCGGCGGTCTCGACCAGCTGCCGCGTGACGCGGATATCTGATCGGCCATCGAGCAGCTCAACAAGCCTGCCGTCGAGTATCTCCCAATTCGGGCAGCCGTCGAAGTACTGCAGGGTGATCTCCATAGTTGGTCCTCTCAGTTCTCGGTGCCGCGGATCATCAGAAGCGCTCCGGCGATCGCGGCGGTGACGATCACGATGTCGGCGACGTTCCCGATGAACCAGTCACCGTAGGCGAGGAAATCGACGACGTGCCCCCGAGCGAATCCTGGTTGGCGGAGAAGCCGGTCACTGGCGTGCGTGGCTGCGGCCCCACCGAGCGCACCGATCACGACCGCCCACCCAGGGCGTCGGACCCGGAACGCGAACACGATCGCGGTCACCGTGGCCGCGACGGCGATGAGAGCGAACACCCAGGTGGAGCCCTCACCGAAGGAGAACGCCGCCCCAGGATTGTACGCGAGCTGCAGGCCCAGCAGGTCGCCGATCAGCGGGATGCGCTCGTGCTCCGACAGAGTGGCCTCGGCCCATGCCTTCGTCCCCTGATCGATGAAGACGACGACCACGGTGATCAGGAGTGCCCAGGCAGTGAACCGCCAGCGCCCCCTCTGCGGCCGCTCTTCCGACGCCGACTCAACGTCGGCGTTTGTGTCCGGGGTCATGCGAGGACCTCGAAGAGACGGACGATCACGCCGGACTCGATCAGGATGAACAGGCCCAGGCCGATGAACACGACCGGGACGAGCCAGTGCTCGACGCGCTCGAGCGTCTCTGTGACCGCCTTGTGCGTGCCGATCAGTCGCCCGGCAGCACACCAGACGGCGACGAGAATCAGGAACACAACGATCATGATCACGACGTCGCCGGGAGTGCTGGTGCGGAAGATCGGCGTGTACAGGGAGATGTTGTCCGCACCGTTGGCGATCGTGATCCCCGCGACGCCCCACATGCCTACTGCGGTGATCTTGTCGTCGTCATCATCGTCGCCGTTGCGGCGCAGGCCGCGCACGAGGGTCCAGATGCCGATGCCGAGCGGGATGAGACCGAGGAAGCCCACCCATTCGTCCGGGACGATCGTGAGACCGAGCGCGGCGATCACGCTGATCACGACGAGGGTGATGAACCCGAGATACTGGCCAGCAACGATCTGCCACGGACGCGGCTTCCCCCGGCTGGAGGCAAGGAACAGCACCGTGAGCACGACGATGTCGTCGATGTTGGTCGCAGCGAACAGGCCGATCGCTGAGCCGATGGTCGCGAGCATCAGCTCGCCAACCGTGGCGTGCGGGCGGCGCGCAGGCCGTTGAGGATCACGATGACCTCCGCGACCTCGTGGACCAGGACGACAGCCGCGAGCCCCAGCACACCGAACAGCGCCAGCGGGAGCAGTGCGGTGATGATCAGCAGCGACAGGATGATGTTCTGGTTGATGATCCGTCTACCTCGCCGGGCGTGGTCGAATGCCCGTGGGATGAGGCGCAGATCAT
Encoded here:
- a CDS encoding signal peptidase II; translation: MTPDTNADVESASEERPQRGRWRFTAWALLITVVVVFIDQGTKAWAEATLSEHERIPLIGDLLGLQLAYNPGAAFSFGEGSTWVFALIAVAATVTAIVFAFRVRRPGWAVVIGALGGAAATHASDRLLRQPGFARGHVVDFLAYGDWFIGNVADIVIVTAAIAGALLMIRGTEN
- a CDS encoding cadmium resistance transporter; this translates as MLATIGSAIGLFAATNIDDIVVLTVLFLASSRGKPRPWQIVAGQYLGFITLVVISVIAALGLTIVPDEWVGFLGLIPLGIGIWTLVRGLRRNGDDDDDDKITAVGMWGVAGITIANGADNISLYTPIFRTSTPGDVVIMIVVFLILVAVWCAAGRLIGTHKAVTETLERVEHWLVPVVFIGLGLFILIESGVIVRLFEVLA